In Streptomyces qaidamensis, one DNA window encodes the following:
- a CDS encoding RDD family protein translates to MPKLRRATAWLVDFTLVVALASALAVLTFHRVSALVTDVPELATRGGFDLLTSRGDVLDASQDLGLSLWDKSVLYVEQAFGLLVLTVFLYQWACLALAGRTIGKALAGLRVTPNLPPRVRAARRAAVTTAADVAVYAVACVLLVEGQIVLSVLVWAVAVVLFLINALPVLSPGRRSLADRVAGTAVTGIGFSRPVAMPPVRTS, encoded by the coding sequence ATGCCGAAGCTGCGCCGAGCCACGGCCTGGCTGGTCGATTTCACGCTGGTGGTGGCGCTGGCTTCGGCGCTCGCCGTGCTCACCTTCCACCGGGTCTCCGCACTCGTCACCGACGTGCCCGAGCTGGCCACCCGTGGCGGTTTCGACCTGCTGACCTCGCGCGGCGACGTGCTCGACGCCTCCCAGGACCTGGGGCTCTCGCTGTGGGACAAGTCGGTGCTGTACGTCGAGCAGGCCTTCGGGCTGCTGGTGCTGACGGTGTTCCTCTACCAGTGGGCGTGCCTCGCCCTGGCCGGGCGCACGATCGGCAAGGCCCTGGCCGGGCTCAGGGTCACACCGAACCTCCCGCCCCGGGTCAGGGCGGCGCGGCGGGCCGCGGTCACCACCGCCGCGGACGTCGCCGTGTACGCCGTGGCCTGTGTGCTGCTGGTCGAGGGGCAGATCGTGCTGTCGGTCCTGGTGTGGGCGGTCGCGGTGGTGCTGTTCCTGATCAACGCGCTGCCGGTCCTCTCCCCCGGCCGCCGGTCCCTCGCCGACCGCGTCGCGGGCACGGCGGTCACCGGCATCGGGTTCAGCAGGCCCGTCGCCATGCCCCCAGTTCGTACTTCTTGA
- a CDS encoding bifunctional adenosylcobinamide kinase/adenosylcobinamide-phosphate guanylyltransferase — MELTLLGTGAPAGLPRPDCPCAACAAALGPDARAATALLLDGALLLDLTPGAAFAAARAGRSLTGVRQVLLSHPHDGPAVEVPAGLPQPGRVPDGRELTLLTGHRVRAVALDAPGTGYAVTGPEGQRLLYLPPGGAPAGLEGPDESYDMVLADVVGRPDALAKLRAVGSVGPTTDVVAVHLDHDVPPGPELGRRLAAAGARAVPDGVTLVVGAYEDVPDVPRRTLVLGGARSGKSVEAERRLEAFPDVLYVATGGSRNGDTEWSSRVSAHRERRPGSWQTVETCDLVPLLEAEGPPLLVDCLSLWLTDAMDAAGAWDDAVWAERGEKVLRERVRELTEAVRVTRRTVVAVSNEVGSGIVPSTASGRRYRDELGRLNAGFAHECEHVLLVVAGQAVVLRG, encoded by the coding sequence GTGGAACTCACTCTGCTCGGCACCGGCGCCCCCGCGGGCCTCCCCCGCCCCGACTGTCCCTGCGCGGCCTGTGCGGCCGCCCTCGGCCCCGACGCGCGGGCTGCCACCGCGCTGCTCCTGGACGGGGCGCTGCTGCTCGACCTGACGCCGGGCGCGGCGTTCGCGGCGGCGCGGGCGGGCCGTTCCCTGACCGGCGTCCGGCAGGTGCTGCTGTCGCATCCGCACGACGGGCCGGCGGTCGAGGTGCCCGCGGGGCTGCCGCAGCCCGGACGGGTGCCGGACGGGCGGGAGTTGACGCTGCTGACGGGGCACCGGGTGCGGGCGGTGGCGCTGGACGCGCCGGGCACGGGGTACGCGGTGACCGGGCCGGAGGGGCAGCGGCTGCTGTATCTGCCGCCGGGCGGGGCGCCGGCGGGCCTGGAGGGGCCGGACGAGTCGTACGACATGGTGCTGGCGGACGTCGTGGGGCGGCCGGACGCGCTGGCGAAGCTGCGGGCGGTGGGGTCGGTCGGGCCGACGACCGATGTGGTCGCCGTCCACCTGGACCACGACGTGCCGCCGGGACCGGAGCTGGGGCGGCGGCTCGCGGCGGCCGGGGCCCGGGCCGTGCCGGACGGGGTGACGCTGGTGGTGGGGGCGTACGAGGACGTGCCGGACGTGCCGCGGCGGACGCTGGTACTGGGCGGGGCGCGGTCGGGCAAGTCGGTGGAGGCCGAGCGGAGGCTGGAGGCCTTTCCGGACGTGCTGTACGTGGCCACGGGCGGGTCGCGCAACGGCGACACGGAGTGGTCCTCGCGGGTCTCGGCCCACCGGGAGCGGCGGCCGGGGTCGTGGCAGACGGTCGAGACCTGCGACCTGGTGCCGTTGCTGGAGGCGGAGGGGCCGCCCCTGCTCGTCGACTGTCTGTCGCTGTGGCTGACCGACGCGATGGACGCCGCCGGGGCGTGGGACGACGCGGTGTGGGCGGAGCGGGGCGAGAAGGTGCTGCGGGAGCGGGTGCGGGAGCTCACGGAGGCGGTGCGGGTCACCCGGCGGACCGTGGTCGCCGTGTCGAACGAAGTGGGGTCGGGGATCGTGCCGTCGACGGCGTCGGGGCGGCGCTACCGGGACGAACTCGGTCGGCTGAACGCGGGGTTCGCGCACGAGTGCGAGCACGTGCTGCTGGTGGTGGCGGGGCAGGCCGTGGTGCTGCGGGGCTGA
- the pelF gene encoding GT4 family glycosyltransferase PelF codes for MRRTGRHVTMLTEGTYPHVHGGVSTWCDQLVKGMPEVDFHIVSITGNGREPVTWELPPNVCAHTSVPTWGPRPGRTRPPYGRARRRFTESYERFLLSFLDPGSHADFGESLDELAELARDGLLPAALRTESALRSLMWIWTMPHLPTAAARPTVHDALTATDLLEHALRPLGVRIPEDSVAHAVSSGLATLPALAARHLDGVPFLLTEHGIYLRERYLGYRQGAQRWPVKAFMLGFYRELNSYGYRAADLITPCNQYNRRWEERGGADAGKIRTVYNGVDPAAFPHAGPEPEVPTLSWCGRIDPIKDLETLIRAYAMVRAEIPAARLRLFGPVPPGGEAYRTRLEKLAAELGVTDGLTFEGRITEVWRAYAAGHLVMLSSISEGFPFSIIEAMSCGRTTVSTDVGGVREAVGDTGLVVPPREPEKMAAAALTLLKDDQRRLELGELSRQRVIDRFTLRRSVDAFRTIYKELAGEDEVYEPTLETVADWTLELRDPWYAAVATDGAGW; via the coding sequence ATGAGGCGAACAGGCCGTCATGTCACCATGCTCACGGAAGGCACCTACCCGCACGTCCACGGCGGCGTCAGCACCTGGTGCGACCAGCTCGTCAAGGGCATGCCCGAGGTCGACTTCCACATCGTCTCGATCACCGGCAACGGCAGAGAACCCGTCACCTGGGAGCTGCCGCCCAACGTCTGCGCGCACACCTCCGTCCCCACCTGGGGGCCCCGCCCCGGCCGCACGAGACCCCCGTACGGCAGGGCCCGCCGCCGCTTCACCGAGAGCTACGAGCGTTTCCTGCTCTCCTTCCTGGACCCCGGCTCGCACGCCGACTTCGGCGAATCCCTGGACGAACTCGCCGAACTCGCCCGGGACGGACTGCTGCCGGCGGCGCTGCGCACCGAGTCGGCGCTGCGGTCCCTGATGTGGATATGGACGATGCCGCATCTGCCGACGGCCGCCGCCCGCCCCACCGTGCACGACGCGCTGACCGCGACCGACCTGCTGGAACACGCCCTGCGCCCGCTGGGTGTCCGCATCCCCGAGGACTCCGTCGCGCACGCCGTCAGCAGCGGCCTCGCGACCCTGCCCGCGCTCGCCGCCCGCCACCTGGACGGCGTGCCGTTCCTGCTCACCGAGCACGGCATCTACCTGCGCGAGCGCTACCTCGGCTACCGCCAGGGCGCCCAGCGCTGGCCCGTGAAGGCCTTCATGCTGGGTTTCTACCGCGAGCTGAACTCCTACGGCTACCGGGCCGCCGACCTGATCACCCCCTGCAACCAGTACAACCGCCGCTGGGAGGAGCGCGGCGGCGCCGACGCCGGCAAGATCCGCACGGTCTACAACGGCGTCGACCCGGCCGCCTTCCCGCACGCGGGCCCCGAGCCCGAGGTCCCGACCCTGTCCTGGTGCGGCCGGATCGACCCCATCAAGGATTTGGAGACCCTGATCCGCGCCTACGCCATGGTGCGCGCCGAGATCCCGGCGGCCCGGCTGAGGCTCTTCGGCCCGGTCCCGCCCGGCGGCGAGGCCTACCGCACCCGCCTGGAGAAGCTCGCCGCCGAACTGGGCGTCACCGACGGCCTGACCTTCGAGGGCCGCATCACCGAGGTCTGGCGCGCCTACGCGGCCGGGCACCTCGTCATGCTGTCGTCGATCTCCGAGGGCTTCCCGTTCTCCATCATCGAGGCCATGTCCTGCGGCCGTACGACGGTGTCCACGGACGTCGGCGGGGTGCGTGAGGCCGTCGGTGACACGGGCCTGGTGGTCCCGCCGCGTGAGCCGGAGAAGATGGCCGCCGCCGCGCTGACCCTGCTCAAGGACGATCAACGGCGTCTCGAACTGGGTGAGTTGTCCCGTCAGCGCGTCATCGACCGGTTCACGCTGCGTCGCTCGGTGGACGCCTTCCGCACCATCTACAAGGAACTCGCGGGCGAGGACGAGGTGTACGAGCCGACCCTGGAGACCGTCGCCGACTGGACTCTGGAACTGCGCGACCCCTGGTACGCCGCCGTCGCGACGGACGGGGCCGGCTGGTGA
- the cobT gene encoding nicotinate-nucleotide--dimethylbenzimidazole phosphoribosyltransferase: MSSLNLDDFTDLIERPDGGIRRDAEARRERQIVPPGSLGRLDELGEWLAAAQSAVPVRPVERPRVVLFAGDHGIAELGVSARPAGGAGELVREVLEGGRPVSVLARRLGVPVRIVDMALDCDPETLPEDVVRHRVRRGSGRIDIEDALTPEEAEAAFRAGIAVADEEADSGTDLVVLGDVSVGGTTAASVLVAALCGVDASVVTGRGGLAIDDLAWMRKCAAIRDALRRARPVLGDQLQLLAAVGGADLAAMTGFLLQSAVRKLPVVLDGVVTAACALVGQRIAFRAPDWWLAAHDSGEPGQAKALDRMALEPLLAHGVTVGEGAGGLLALPLVQASAALAAELPEKPKESEEPAEPEAAESAESAESPTGQ; encoded by the coding sequence ATGAGCTCGCTTAATCTCGACGACTTCACCGATCTGATCGAGCGTCCGGACGGCGGGATCCGCCGTGACGCCGAGGCGCGCCGGGAGCGACAGATCGTGCCGCCCGGATCGCTGGGCCGCCTCGACGAACTGGGTGAGTGGCTGGCGGCGGCGCAGTCGGCCGTGCCGGTGCGGCCGGTCGAACGGCCGCGGGTGGTGCTCTTCGCCGGTGACCACGGCATCGCCGAGCTCGGCGTCTCGGCCCGTCCGGCGGGCGGCGCCGGGGAGTTGGTGCGCGAGGTGCTGGAGGGCGGCCGGCCCGTGTCGGTGCTGGCCCGGCGGCTGGGCGTGCCGGTGCGGATCGTCGACATGGCCCTGGACTGCGACCCCGAGACGCTGCCCGAGGACGTCGTACGGCACCGGGTGCGGCGCGGCAGCGGGCGGATCGACATCGAGGACGCGCTGACCCCGGAGGAGGCCGAGGCGGCGTTCCGGGCGGGGATCGCGGTGGCCGACGAGGAGGCCGACTCGGGCACGGACCTCGTGGTGCTCGGCGATGTGAGCGTCGGCGGGACCACGGCCGCGAGCGTGCTGGTCGCGGCGTTGTGCGGGGTCGACGCGTCGGTCGTCACCGGGCGCGGCGGGCTGGCCATCGACGACCTGGCGTGGATGCGCAAGTGCGCGGCGATCCGCGACGCGCTGCGCCGGGCCCGGCCGGTGCTCGGGGACCAGTTGCAGCTGCTGGCGGCGGTGGGCGGGGCCGACCTCGCCGCGATGACGGGCTTCCTGCTGCAGAGCGCCGTGCGCAAGCTGCCGGTGGTGCTCGACGGGGTCGTGACGGCCGCGTGCGCGCTGGTCGGGCAGCGGATCGCGTTCCGGGCGCCGGACTGGTGGCTGGCCGCGCACGACAGCGGGGAACCCGGGCAGGCGAAGGCGCTGGACCGGATGGCCCTGGAGCCGCTGCTGGCCCACGGGGTGACCGTCGGGGAGGGTGCGGGTGGCCTGCTGGCGCTGCCGCTCGTGCAGGCCTCGGCCGCGCTGGCGGCGGAGCTGCCCGAGAAGCCGAAGGAGTCCGAGGAGCCGGCCGAGCCGGAGGCGGCGGAGTCGGCGGAGTCGGCGGAGTCGCCCACCGGGCAGTAG
- a CDS encoding adenosylcobinamide-GDP ribazoletransferase, whose protein sequence is MPAIPPLDGLRFAFGTLTVIPVRVTRWDREAARGGMLCAPLAGLAVGAAAAGLGLVLLFLGAGAPLAAVATVAVPAVLTRGLHLDGLADTADGLGSGKPAEDALRIMKQSDIGPFGVIALVLTLLAQVAALAQAYDASWARGACAAVVSATLARLALTLAARAGVPAARPEGLGAAVAGVVPLRGAVLAAVAVAGAVAAAGVFFGPYGPVRTVLAVALALAAAEALLRHCTRRFGGVTGDVFGGLAETAATTALIVLSLG, encoded by the coding sequence GTGCCCGCAATCCCGCCCCTCGACGGTCTCCGCTTCGCCTTCGGCACCCTCACGGTGATCCCGGTCCGGGTGACGCGGTGGGACCGGGAGGCCGCCCGCGGCGGCATGCTGTGCGCTCCGCTGGCCGGGCTGGCGGTCGGCGCCGCCGCCGCCGGGCTCGGGCTGGTGCTCCTGTTCCTCGGCGCGGGTGCGCCGCTGGCCGCCGTGGCGACCGTCGCCGTCCCGGCCGTTCTGACCCGGGGGCTGCATCTCGACGGGCTCGCGGACACCGCCGACGGGCTGGGCAGCGGGAAGCCCGCCGAGGACGCCCTGCGGATCATGAAGCAGTCGGACATCGGGCCCTTCGGGGTGATCGCCCTCGTCCTCACCCTGCTCGCGCAGGTCGCCGCGCTCGCCCAGGCGTACGACGCCTCCTGGGCCCGGGGCGCGTGCGCCGCCGTCGTCTCGGCGACCCTCGCCCGGCTGGCCCTGACCCTGGCGGCCCGGGCGGGAGTGCCTGCGGCGCGGCCGGAGGGGCTGGGGGCGGCCGTCGCGGGGGTGGTGCCGCTGCGGGGGGCGGTGCTCGCCGCCGTGGCCGTCGCGGGGGCCGTGGCGGCGGCCGGTGTCTTCTTCGGGCCGTACGGCCCGGTACGCACCGTGCTCGCGGTCGCCCTCGCCCTGGCCGCCGCCGAGGCGCTGCTGCGCCACTGCACGCGCCGCTTCGGCGGGGTCACGGGGGATGTTTTCGGCGGCCTGGCGGAGACGGCGGCGACCACGGCGCTCATCGTTCTGTCACTGGGCTGA
- a CDS encoding class I SAM-dependent methyltransferase yields MARQLDEQIVARFPVGKRLRVLDVGMGQGTQALRLARAGHQVTGLEQDATMVAVARESLAGEPEGIRERMRIIEGDGRDTGVHFLPGSFDVVLCHGVLMYVEEPDPLLAGLARMLAHGGLLSLLVRNGDALAIRPGLSGDWSGALAAFDTTAYRNRLGLDVRADRLKDLTSTLAGIGAPLHAWYGVRVFTDTAADGAEVPADAETLLAVEEKAGRTDPYRGVAALLHLCGVRG; encoded by the coding sequence GTGGCCCGCCAGCTGGACGAGCAGATAGTGGCCAGGTTCCCGGTCGGGAAGCGGCTGCGGGTGCTCGACGTGGGGATGGGCCAGGGCACGCAGGCGCTGCGGCTGGCCCGGGCCGGGCACCAGGTGACCGGTCTGGAGCAGGACGCGACGATGGTCGCCGTGGCCCGGGAGTCCCTCGCCGGGGAACCGGAGGGCATCCGGGAGCGGATGCGGATCATCGAGGGCGACGGCCGGGACACCGGTGTGCACTTCCTGCCGGGCAGTTTCGACGTGGTGCTGTGCCACGGCGTCCTGATGTACGTCGAGGAGCCCGACCCGCTGCTGGCGGGTCTCGCCCGGATGCTGGCGCACGGCGGGCTGCTGTCGCTGCTCGTGCGCAACGGCGACGCGCTCGCGATCCGGCCGGGCCTGTCCGGTGACTGGTCCGGGGCGCTGGCGGCCTTCGACACGACCGCCTACCGCAACCGGCTGGGCCTCGACGTGCGGGCCGACCGGCTGAAGGACCTGACGTCGACGCTCGCGGGGATCGGGGCGCCGCTGCACGCCTGGTACGGGGTTCGGGTGTTCACCGACACGGCGGCGGACGGCGCGGAGGTCCCGGCCGACGCGGAGACGCTGCTCGCGGTGGAGGAGAAGGCCGGGCGGACGGATCCGTACCGCGGGGTGGCGGCGCTGCTGCATCTGTGCGGCGTGCGCGGCTGA
- a CDS encoding spherulation-specific family 4 protein, with amino-acid sequence MSTLLVPYYEHPSVRPAEWDAIVAAAPRLYGVVLNPASGPGDRPDPAFTEVAARLRAEGVRVLGYADTDYGRRAATDVVRDLTRHRDWYGTDGAFLDQVPSGPEEFEHYQKLAVAAWGVGCATLVLNHGTAPHPCYARIADVLVTFEGPWAAYRALPPQPRPGGTDVRLCHLVYDVPPDADPEGLARARGAAVHCAVPGAGDHPWGTLPYTLHRPENTS; translated from the coding sequence ATGAGTACTCTCCTGGTCCCGTACTACGAGCACCCCTCCGTCCGCCCCGCCGAATGGGACGCGATCGTCGCGGCGGCGCCCCGCCTGTACGGGGTCGTCCTCAACCCGGCCAGCGGCCCCGGCGACCGCCCCGACCCGGCCTTCACCGAGGTCGCCGCCCGGCTGCGGGCCGAGGGCGTCAGGGTCCTCGGATACGCCGACACCGACTACGGCCGCCGCGCCGCCACCGACGTCGTCCGCGACCTCACCCGGCACCGCGACTGGTACGGCACCGACGGCGCCTTCCTCGACCAGGTGCCGTCCGGGCCCGAGGAGTTCGAGCACTACCAGAAGCTGGCGGTCGCGGCCTGGGGGGTCGGCTGCGCCACCCTCGTCCTCAACCACGGCACGGCACCGCACCCCTGCTACGCCCGCATCGCCGACGTCCTCGTCACCTTCGAGGGCCCCTGGGCCGCGTACCGCGCCCTGCCCCCGCAGCCCCGGCCCGGCGGCACGGACGTACGGCTGTGCCACCTCGTCTACGACGTGCCGCCCGACGCCGACCCGGAGGGCCTGGCCCGGGCGCGGGGCGCGGCGGTGCACTGTGCGGTGCCCGGCGCCGGAGATCATCCATGGGGCACGCTCCCGTACACCCTGCACAGGCCGGAGAACACCTCGTGA
- a CDS encoding endo alpha-1,4 polygalactosaminidase: protein MGHAPVHPAQAGEHLVRRPFPLVALLVLLLAGCTQEPDDKPGPRWQPRPGTAWQWQLSGRLDTSVDVPVYDIDGFDHSEDTVARLHREDRKVICYLSTGAWEEFRPDAGKFPKAVLGRGNGWKGERWLDIRRTDVLEPLMAARIDMCRDKGFDAVEPDNMDGYRNDTGFPLTATDQLRYNRLIARLAHDRGLAVGLKNDLDQIPELVGDFDFAVNEQCAQYGECAALKPFVEAGKAVFHVEYEVPTGRFCADSRRLKLSSLLKKYELGAWRRAC, encoded by the coding sequence ATGGGGCACGCTCCCGTACACCCTGCACAGGCCGGAGAACACCTCGTGAGACGCCCGTTCCCGCTCGTCGCCCTGCTGGTCCTCCTGCTGGCGGGCTGCACCCAGGAGCCCGACGACAAGCCCGGCCCCCGCTGGCAGCCCCGCCCCGGCACCGCATGGCAGTGGCAGCTGAGCGGACGCCTGGACACCTCCGTCGACGTGCCGGTCTACGACATCGACGGTTTCGACCACTCCGAGGACACGGTCGCCCGGCTGCACCGCGAGGACCGCAAGGTCATCTGCTACCTCTCCACCGGCGCCTGGGAGGAGTTCCGCCCGGACGCCGGGAAGTTCCCGAAGGCCGTGCTCGGGCGCGGCAACGGCTGGAAGGGCGAGCGCTGGCTCGACATCCGCCGCACCGACGTCCTGGAACCGCTCATGGCGGCCCGGATCGACATGTGCCGCGACAAGGGCTTCGACGCGGTGGAGCCGGACAACATGGACGGCTACCGCAACGACACCGGCTTCCCGCTCACGGCCACCGACCAGCTCCGCTACAACCGCCTCATCGCCCGGCTCGCCCACGACCGGGGCCTGGCCGTCGGTCTGAAGAACGATCTGGACCAGATCCCGGAACTGGTCGGGGACTTCGACTTCGCGGTCAACGAGCAGTGCGCCCAGTACGGCGAGTGTGCGGCCCTCAAGCCGTTCGTCGAGGCCGGCAAGGCCGTCTTCCACGTCGAGTACGAGGTCCCCACCGGCCGCTTCTGCGCCGACTCCCGCCGCCTGAAGCTCAGTTCTCTGCTCAAGAAGTACGAACTGGGGGCATGGCGACGGGCCTGCTGA
- a CDS encoding class I SAM-dependent methyltransferase, with protein sequence MPAHPASSAPPAPQTTARVHEPRREDCPWCGSDRLRNRLRSGDLRQYKPGGFTVDACRDCGHTFQNPRLTLEGLALYHRTARGAPRDPASDGLLALRGSPRRHRSAARAMLRCGEPESWLDVGTGHARFPATARQFFPYTAFDGLDPTPRVVRARTADRVEEAHVGRLTDPAIAGPLRARYDVVSMLHHLEGTPDPRAELRAALAVLRPGGHLLIETLSPRSVFAALLGRWWLPYDQPRHLHLLPPQNVRAELESAGCAILTLDHRPVHVPHDLAGATSLALSHALPAPDTPWRAIPPPPGRRHARTALLRAGLPLVAVAALADHLIAPVARRTRFANTYRVIARKAP encoded by the coding sequence ATGCCCGCACATCCCGCCTCCTCAGCACCCCCCGCCCCCCAGACGACCGCACGGGTCCACGAACCGCGCCGGGAGGACTGCCCCTGGTGCGGCTCCGACCGGCTGCGGAACCGACTGCGCAGCGGCGACCTGCGGCAGTACAAGCCGGGTGGCTTCACCGTCGACGCCTGCCGGGACTGCGGCCACACCTTCCAGAACCCCCGCCTCACCCTGGAGGGCCTGGCCCTCTACCACCGGACCGCGCGCGGTGCGCCCAGGGACCCGGCGAGCGACGGCCTCCTCGCCCTGCGCGGCAGCCCGCGCCGCCACCGCTCGGCAGCGCGCGCCATGCTGCGCTGCGGCGAACCGGAGAGCTGGCTCGACGTCGGGACGGGCCACGCCCGCTTCCCCGCCACGGCCCGGCAGTTCTTCCCGTACACCGCCTTCGACGGCCTGGACCCCACCCCGCGCGTGGTCCGCGCCCGCACGGCCGACCGCGTCGAAGAGGCCCACGTCGGCCGACTGACGGACCCCGCGATCGCCGGCCCCCTGCGCGCCCGCTACGACGTGGTCAGCATGCTCCACCACCTGGAGGGCACCCCGGACCCCCGGGCGGAACTCCGGGCCGCCCTCGCCGTCCTGCGCCCGGGCGGCCACCTGCTCATCGAGACGCTCAGCCCCCGCAGCGTCTTCGCGGCCCTGCTGGGCCGCTGGTGGCTCCCCTACGACCAGCCGCGCCACCTCCATCTCCTGCCCCCGCAGAACGTCCGCGCGGAACTGGAGTCGGCCGGCTGCGCGATCCTGACGCTCGACCACCGCCCGGTCCACGTCCCCCACGACCTCGCGGGCGCCACGTCCCTGGCCCTCTCGCACGCCCTGCCGGCCCCCGACACCCCCTGGCGGGCCATCCCGCCGCCCCCCGGCCGGCGGCACGCCCGAACCGCCCTGCTCCGCGCCGGGCTGCCCCTGGTGGCCGTGGCCGCGCTGGCCGACCACCTCATCGCCCCGGTCGCCCGCCGCACGCGCTTCGCCAACACGTACCGGGTGATCGCCCGCAAAGCTCCGTAA